A DNA window from Gillisia sp. Hel1_33_143 contains the following coding sequences:
- a CDS encoding Tex family protein, which yields MKLLEYIKAQINAPEKSIQNTLDLIKADATIPFIARYRKELTGNLDEVEIEKIATLLNAFQELEKRKESILKAIEEQNALSDDLRSKIKNSNDLIALEDLYLPFKKKRKTKADAAREAGLEPLARILMAQHDNSIESSSRRFLSSDIRTVEDALEGAKNIVAEWINEDQNVRAKIRQLYQRTAEISAKIIKKEASSEKAQKFKQYFDWNEPLKRIPSHRFLAIHRAEKEGILKLKIEIDQKEAYNIISRIILKNRENATTRYVFEAIEDAYKRLLKPSFYTEFLNEAKARADAEAISVFADNLEQLLLAPTLNGKRILAIDPGFRSGCKVVCLDENGILLHNENIYPHPPQKEVGMASKKIKSLVNAYNIDAISIGNGTASRETEFFVKKISFDRDLSVYIVNEAGASVYSASKIARDEFPNYDITVRGAVSIGRRLTDPLAELVKIDPKSIGVGQYQHEVDQNHLKNKLDIVVVSCVNRIGVNVNTASKELLSYVSGIGPGLADNIISYRKISGGLKNRKELLKVPRLGAKAYEQSAGFLRIKDGDFPLDDSAVHPESYSLVQKIAKDQKLKLEDLIGNKEILKNVDLEKYISKDLGLPTLKDILKELEKPGADPRKAIVNFQFDPNVKTIEDLKVGMKLPGLVNNITNFGCFVDIGIKESGLVHISNLANEFVSDVNSIVKLGQQVEVTVMEVDESRKRVQLSMIA from the coding sequence TTGAAGTTACTCGAATATATAAAAGCGCAGATAAATGCGCCAGAGAAGTCTATTCAAAATACCCTGGATCTTATAAAAGCAGATGCAACTATACCTTTTATTGCCAGATATAGAAAGGAGCTTACCGGAAATTTAGATGAAGTTGAAATAGAAAAGATCGCTACCTTATTAAATGCTTTTCAAGAACTTGAAAAACGCAAAGAGTCTATTTTAAAGGCTATTGAAGAGCAAAATGCGCTAAGTGATGATTTGCGTTCTAAAATTAAGAACTCTAATGACTTAATAGCGCTGGAAGACCTTTACTTACCGTTTAAGAAGAAGAGAAAGACAAAGGCAGATGCGGCTAGAGAAGCTGGCTTAGAACCGTTGGCGAGGATCTTAATGGCGCAACATGATAATTCCATAGAGTCAAGTTCCAGGCGATTCTTAAGTTCTGATATTAGAACAGTAGAAGATGCTTTAGAAGGAGCTAAAAATATTGTTGCGGAATGGATTAATGAAGATCAGAATGTTAGGGCTAAAATAAGGCAACTCTATCAGCGCACGGCAGAAATAAGTGCAAAAATTATTAAGAAAGAAGCATCTTCAGAAAAAGCTCAAAAATTTAAGCAATATTTTGATTGGAATGAACCTCTAAAGCGAATTCCATCACATCGATTTTTAGCTATTCATAGAGCAGAAAAAGAAGGCATTTTAAAATTGAAGATCGAAATAGATCAAAAGGAAGCTTATAATATTATTTCCAGAATCATATTAAAAAATAGAGAGAACGCTACCACCCGGTATGTTTTCGAAGCAATTGAAGATGCATATAAAAGATTGCTAAAACCATCATTTTATACAGAATTTTTAAATGAAGCTAAAGCGAGGGCAGATGCCGAAGCTATTTCAGTATTTGCAGATAACCTCGAACAATTGTTATTAGCTCCTACTTTAAATGGTAAAAGAATTTTGGCGATAGATCCTGGGTTTAGATCTGGTTGTAAAGTGGTTTGTTTAGACGAAAATGGCATTTTACTTCACAATGAGAACATCTATCCACATCCTCCGCAAAAGGAAGTTGGTATGGCAAGTAAAAAAATTAAATCCCTAGTAAATGCGTATAATATTGATGCAATTTCCATCGGTAACGGAACGGCTTCTAGAGAAACAGAATTCTTTGTAAAGAAAATTTCTTTTGACAGGGATCTTTCGGTCTATATAGTAAACGAAGCCGGAGCATCTGTTTACTCTGCGTCAAAAATAGCAAGAGATGAATTTCCTAATTATGATATTACCGTTAGAGGTGCTGTTTCTATTGGAAGAAGATTAACAGATCCTTTGGCAGAACTGGTGAAGATAGATCCAAAATCTATTGGAGTAGGACAGTACCAGCATGAAGTAGATCAAAATCATCTAAAAAACAAGCTAGATATCGTGGTTGTAAGTTGTGTAAATAGAATAGGTGTAAATGTGAATACAGCAAGTAAGGAGTTGCTATCTTATGTTTCTGGGATTGGACCTGGCTTGGCCGATAATATTATTTCTTACAGAAAGATAAGCGGTGGTTTGAAGAATAGAAAAGAATTGCTGAAGGTACCTAGACTAGGAGCTAAAGCCTATGAGCAATCTGCAGGATTCTTAAGAATTAAAGATGGTGACTTTCCATTAGACGATTCTGCGGTGCATCCAGAAAGTTATAGTTTAGTTCAAAAGATCGCCAAAGATCAAAAGTTGAAATTAGAAGACCTAATAGGGAATAAGGAGATTCTTAAGAACGTGGACCTAGAAAAATACATCAGTAAAGATCTAGGTTTACCAACTTTAAAAGATATTTTAAAAGAATTGGAAAAACCTGGAGCAGATCCTAGAAAGGCTATAGTTAATTTTCAGTTCGATCCGAATGTGAAAACTATAGAAGACCTAAAGGTTGGTATGAAACTACCTGGATTGGTAAATAACATTACCAATTTTGGATGTTTTGTAGATATAGGCATTAAAGAAAGTGGATTGGTTCATATTTCTAATTTAGCCAACGAATTTGTAAGTGATGTTAATTCTATAGTGAAACTAGGTCAACAGGTGGAGGTAACTGTTATGGAGGTAGATGAAAGTAGAAAAAGAGTTCAGCTTTCAATGATAGCATAA
- a CDS encoding YtxH domain-containing protein codes for MKAGRLLTGLVSGAAVGAALGLLFAPKKGVDTRKKISETSDNYLKGARGRFDEFSDNLNHKVEALKDKSKAKFTNSKSEEAINKAKAEIHEMKAS; via the coding sequence ATGAAAGCAGGAAGATTATTAACAGGATTAGTATCAGGAGCAGCAGTTGGAGCAGCATTAGGATTATTATTTGCTCCTAAAAAAGGTGTAGATACTCGTAAAAAGATCTCTGAAACTAGTGATAACTACTTAAAAGGTGCAAGAGGAAGATTTGATGAATTTTCTGATAACTTAAACCACAAAGTTGAAGCTTTGAAAGACAAGTCTAAAGCTAAATTCACAAATTCAAAATCTGAAGAAGCAATCAACAAAGCAAAAGCTGAAATTCACGAAATGAAAGCTAGCTAG
- a CDS encoding M28 family metallopeptidase, which yields MKLSQFAIGGAFLFISSIAPANAQQTDSKIYDIINNVSSQRIEKDIRTLAGFGTRNTFSDTVSNTRGIGAARRFIKSEFDNISKDCSNCLDVKYQRDLVKPSDGDRIPMEAYITNVVAIQKGTKYPNRYIIMSGDIDSRNSDVMDYKGDAPGANDNASGMAGTMEAARVLSKYKFENSIIYLGLSGEEQGLFGGKSMAAYAKEKGWDIIGVFNNDMIGNIEGVDGVIDNRSFRIFSEPVPPTETERERNMRRFYGGEVDGISRQLARFVYTTTKTYMPEMNPMLIYRLDRFGRGGHHRSFNDLGYAGIRIMEAHENYNRQHQNIRTENGIKYGDVVEGVNFDYAAKMTAVNAINMAAIAWAPPAPKDVEIGGIVEPSTKLRWKQVDGEIAGYKIYWRDTTSPIWQYSRFVGDVSEFTLEGIVIDNFFFGVAAVDKEGHESLVVFPSGTYR from the coding sequence ATGAAATTATCCCAATTTGCGATTGGTGGAGCTTTTCTATTTATAAGCTCAATAGCTCCTGCCAATGCACAACAAACAGATTCTAAAATCTATGATATAATAAACAATGTTTCTTCCCAAAGAATCGAAAAGGATATTAGAACTTTAGCAGGATTTGGTACTAGAAATACTTTTAGTGACACCGTTTCTAATACTCGCGGGATAGGAGCAGCCAGAAGATTCATAAAATCTGAATTTGACAATATCTCTAAAGATTGTTCCAATTGCCTAGACGTTAAGTACCAGAGAGATCTGGTTAAGCCTTCAGACGGTGATAGAATACCTATGGAAGCATATATTACTAATGTTGTAGCTATTCAAAAAGGGACAAAATACCCTAACAGATATATCATAATGAGTGGAGATATAGATTCTCGAAATTCTGATGTGATGGATTATAAAGGAGATGCACCTGGTGCCAATGATAATGCAAGTGGAATGGCCGGAACAATGGAAGCAGCTCGCGTTCTATCAAAATACAAATTTGAAAATAGTATTATTTACTTAGGATTATCTGGAGAAGAGCAAGGCCTATTTGGAGGAAAATCTATGGCAGCCTATGCAAAGGAAAAAGGCTGGGATATTATAGGAGTTTTTAATAATGATATGATAGGCAATATTGAAGGAGTAGATGGTGTGATAGATAATAGAAGTTTTAGAATTTTTTCTGAGCCAGTGCCTCCTACTGAAACTGAGAGAGAAAGAAACATGCGAAGATTTTATGGTGGCGAAGTAGATGGAATCTCAAGACAACTTGCGCGTTTTGTTTATACAACTACAAAAACTTACATGCCTGAAATGAACCCAATGTTGATTTATAGATTAGATAGATTTGGACGTGGTGGCCACCACAGATCTTTTAATGATCTTGGATATGCAGGAATTAGAATTATGGAAGCGCATGAAAACTATAATAGACAGCACCAAAATATTCGCACTGAAAACGGAATTAAATATGGAGATGTTGTAGAAGGTGTAAATTTTGATTATGCTGCTAAGATGACGGCCGTTAATGCTATAAATATGGCAGCAATTGCCTGGGCACCACCTGCTCCTAAAGATGTAGAAATTGGCGGAATAGTAGAACCATCTACTAAATTAAGATGGAAGCAAGTAGATGGAGAAATAGCAGGATATAAAATCTATTGGAGAGATACAACTTCTCCTATTTGGCAATATTCTAGATTTGTTGGAGATGTATCAGAATTTACGCTGGAGGGTATCGTTATAGATAACTTCTTCTTTGGTGTAGCCGCGGTAGATAAAGAAGGGCATGAAAGTTTAGTTGTATTTCCTTCAGGAACTTATAGATAA